A window of Thiocapsa bogorovii genomic DNA:
GCGGGCAGCCGCTCACACCCCGCCATCTCGGCGCCTCGCCCGAACCGAGCGCGTCCTGGTTGTGGCTGCTCCAGGGCGCCTATGTCTGCGCCGGATTCGGCTACGTCATCAATGCGACCTTCACGGTGTTGATCACTGAGCAGCAGCCGCTCCTGCAGGGCATGGGCGATTGGATGTGGCTCCTGGTGGGCGTGGCTGCGATCCCGGCGCCGATCCTCTGGGACCGTGTCGCCCGCCGTTTGGGGTATCTGCGCACGCTCCAAGTCGCCTTCGGTTTGCAGATCGTCGGGATCGTGCTGCCGGTCGTGAGCGGGTCGCTCCTCGCCGCGATCATCAGCGCCTTCCTGTTCGGCTTCACATTCATCGGCATCGTCTCCTTGGTCCTGACCATGGTCGGGGTACGCTATCCTGCACATCCGGCGCAGGTCATGGCGCGCTTGACGCTCGGTTACGGGATCGCCCAGATCGTCGGTCCCGTCCTCGCCGGCGAGGTCGCCGAGATCAACGGCACCTTCGACGGATCCCTGCTGGTGGTGGCCGGATTGATGGTTCTGGGGCTCGTTTGTCTGCAGATCATGACCCGTCTCACGCGGAGTCCACCCTCGAGAACATCCACACATCAAGGGCCGACATGACGACACGCA
This region includes:
- a CDS encoding YbfB/YjiJ family MFS transporter: MKHPDHQPSHWSVLGSGICALILTLGIARFAYTPMIPVLQSETGMGEALAGWLAGWNYLGYLSGVLIVSRLKDLRIKDRLYRAGLVLAVLTTLMMAMGESPILWGISRYLAGLSSAAGLMLGSGLILNWLIRHDHRSELGVHFSGLGLGIVVGVLVVAGAGLVWSWQGQWLALTLVGAVLFIPAWMGLPTPDRGQPLTPRHLGASPEPSASWLWLLQGAYVCAGFGYVINATFTVLITEQQPLLQGMGDWMWLLVGVAAIPAPILWDRVARRLGYLRTLQVAFGLQIVGIVLPVVSGSLLAAIISAFLFGFTFIGIVSLVLTMVGVRYPAHPAQVMARLTLGYGIAQIVGPVLAGEVAEINGTFDGSLLVVAGLMVLGLVCLQIMTRLTRSPPSRTSTHQGPT